The following coding sequences are from one Geothrix sp. window:
- a CDS encoding acyl-CoA dehydrogenase family protein → MLGFTLSPEQLAEKERAHTFAEKIMRPVARKYDETGEWAVDVYKAAWDQGYLQALVPEDCGGPGASQVDEAIVCEELAWGCAGLYTSIMANGLAMTPVLVAGSPEQKKKWLGMLAEEPKFAAFSLSEPNAGSDAGGMSCRAEKKGDKYIVNGTKCYCTNGGYADWYALFASTDPSKGARGTSCIIVPRDTPGLVVGKAMDKMGQRASNQVELYFNDAEVPAENILGKEGMGFIIAMKTLDQTRAAVAAGGVGVARAAFEIALDYAKTRVQFGQPIFANQAISFMLADMAKKIEASRLLTWQAAWLTDNGIRNSKQSAIAKTFATDTAMEVSTDAVQILGGNGYSRDYLVEKCMRDAKLLQIYEGTNQIQRLVIAKEIQQGN, encoded by the coding sequence ATGCTTGGTTTCACCCTTTCCCCCGAACAGCTGGCCGAGAAAGAACGGGCCCACACCTTCGCCGAGAAGATCATGCGCCCCGTGGCCCGCAAGTACGACGAGACCGGGGAGTGGGCCGTGGACGTCTACAAGGCCGCCTGGGACCAGGGCTACCTGCAGGCCCTGGTGCCCGAGGACTGTGGCGGGCCCGGCGCCAGCCAGGTGGATGAGGCCATCGTCTGCGAGGAACTGGCCTGGGGCTGTGCCGGCCTCTACACCTCCATCATGGCCAACGGCCTGGCCATGACCCCCGTGCTGGTCGCCGGGAGCCCCGAGCAGAAGAAGAAGTGGCTGGGCATGCTGGCCGAGGAGCCCAAGTTCGCGGCCTTCTCCCTCTCCGAGCCCAATGCCGGTTCCGATGCTGGCGGCATGAGCTGCCGCGCCGAGAAGAAGGGCGACAAGTACATCGTCAACGGCACCAAGTGCTACTGCACCAACGGCGGCTATGCCGACTGGTACGCCCTCTTCGCCAGCACCGATCCCAGCAAGGGCGCCCGGGGCACCAGCTGCATCATCGTGCCCCGCGACACCCCGGGCCTGGTGGTGGGCAAGGCCATGGACAAGATGGGCCAGCGCGCATCGAACCAGGTGGAGCTCTACTTCAACGACGCCGAAGTGCCCGCCGAGAACATCCTCGGCAAGGAGGGCATGGGCTTCATCATCGCCATGAAGACCCTGGACCAGACCCGCGCCGCCGTGGCCGCCGGGGGCGTGGGCGTGGCGCGGGCCGCCTTCGAGATCGCCCTAGACTACGCGAAGACCCGCGTCCAGTTCGGCCAGCCCATCTTCGCCAACCAGGCCATCAGCTTCATGCTGGCGGACATGGCCAAGAAGATCGAGGCCAGCCGCCTGCTCACCTGGCAGGCCGCCTGGCTCACCGACAACGGCATCAGGAACTCCAAGCAGAGCGCCATCGCCAAGACCTTCGCCACCGACACCGCCATGGAAGTCAGCACCGATGCCGTCCAGATCCTCGGCGGCAACGGCTACAGCCGCGACTACCTCGTCGAGAAGTGCATGCGCGACGCCAAGCTGCTGCAGATCTATGAAGGAACGAACCAGATACAACGCCTGGTCATCGCGAAAGAGATCCAGCAGGGGAATTGA
- a CDS encoding cold-shock protein, translated as MSEGTVKWFNAEKGFGFITPDEGGADVFVHYSAVQTKGFRSLEEKQRVSFEVVQGPKGPQAANVSKV; from the coding sequence ATGTCCGAAGGTACCGTGAAGTGGTTCAACGCCGAGAAGGGCTTCGGCTTCATCACCCCGGATGAGGGTGGGGCCGATGTCTTCGTCCACTACTCCGCCGTACAAACCAAGGGCTTTCGCTCGCTGGAGGAGAAGCAGCGCGTCAGCTTCGAGGTGGTCCAGGGTCCCAAAGGACCCCAGGCCGCCAACGTC
- a CDS encoding SDR family NAD(P)-dependent oxidoreductase — MRPEHPIVLITGASSGFGAAMARLLAAQGCHLALGARRIERVQALADELVKAHGIKAFAGAVDTRETASVNAFVEAAASALGGLHVLVANAGLASGTYKMWETPDEDLEAMMRTNIEGVVKTIRAGIPHLRKAGWGHVFFIGSTAGHQPYEGGSVYCASKFGVKAMAHSLRLELNGEQIRVTSVDPGMAETEFSDVRLKDGDKAKAVYKGVKPLSANDVAECVRWCLILPDHVNIDEMLVKCLDQASVHKLHRRA, encoded by the coding sequence ATGCGTCCCGAGCATCCCATCGTCCTCATCACCGGCGCGTCCAGTGGCTTCGGTGCGGCCATGGCGCGCCTCCTGGCTGCCCAGGGCTGTCACCTGGCCCTGGGCGCCCGCCGCATCGAGCGCGTGCAGGCCCTGGCCGACGAGCTGGTGAAGGCCCACGGCATCAAGGCCTTCGCGGGCGCGGTGGATACCCGCGAGACGGCCAGCGTGAACGCCTTCGTCGAGGCGGCGGCCTCGGCCCTGGGCGGCCTGCACGTGCTCGTCGCCAATGCGGGTCTGGCCAGCGGCACCTACAAGATGTGGGAGACGCCGGACGAGGACCTCGAGGCCATGATGCGGACCAACATCGAAGGCGTGGTGAAGACCATCCGCGCGGGCATCCCCCACCTCCGCAAGGCAGGCTGGGGCCACGTGTTCTTCATCGGCTCCACGGCCGGCCACCAGCCCTACGAGGGAGGCAGCGTCTACTGCGCCTCGAAGTTCGGCGTGAAGGCCATGGCCCACAGCCTGCGCCTGGAGCTGAACGGCGAGCAGATCCGCGTGACCTCCGTGGATCCCGGCATGGCCGAGACGGAATTCTCGGACGTCCGCCTGAAGGATGGCGACAAGGCCAAGGCCGTCTACAAGGGCGTGAAGCCCCTCAGTGCGAACGATGTGGCCGAGTGCGTGCGGTGGTGCCTGATTCTGCCCGACCACGTGAACATCGACGAGATGCTCGTGAAGTGTCTCGACCAGGCCAGCGTGCACAAGCTGCATCGCAGGGCCTGA
- a CDS encoding Kelch repeat-containing protein, with amino-acid sequence MRIICLLFAMLQGLMAQPLTMLPKQALVPCGQTLQLRIPGQDPKAFRWQADRGTVDESGLFTAPGQYGPCRINATDWQDVNRTVSVEIRAVEIRLQSSPELVLKPREEGRIQVELAFRGGELDRKLLWAYGKRQSEDDAAGAAPPMPHEGRVDATGWVRAPSEEGVYPVEIVLATDPRIRTVTLLRVFRPRPGRVNPQGDPVSVRVQPDKSECRAGEHQSFSATVIGADLELVAWSIAAGPKDGELDPQGVFRTPQPGKYRIRATSIAYPECWAEAEVTVESSVKSVKEEEATKANRLGITIVPGPRQTYVILGGWDGEQISGEVLLHDSMAGTFQPCGALQVPRARSLAVPLSDGTVLVVGGIGGKGSTPLRDAERLDPERKVSWRVGAPKWFHIGGLLQPLPGGSALLLGGHEPQGQPCGAEVFDPATAAFRTVDERPWPVHAASVRLKDGRVLILGGELNQKPVAVLWSFDPGKGTFTPFGKLAQARSRFTATLLWDEKELVAIGGRGAQGALATAERIDLAKGLSSPAGRMPAPRERHAAILIPTGQILVFGGGDGPRASKTMEDWNPDSGTFQVRSQMGIGVWLPVLFLNLDGGVFVQGLPEDNLAKNPLPGIWRLWD; translated from the coding sequence ATGCGGATCATCTGCCTGCTCTTCGCAATGTTGCAAGGTCTCATGGCGCAGCCGTTGACGATGCTGCCGAAGCAGGCCCTGGTGCCCTGCGGGCAGACGCTGCAGCTGCGGATCCCCGGACAGGACCCCAAGGCGTTCCGCTGGCAGGCGGACCGCGGAACGGTCGACGAGTCCGGCCTGTTCACGGCCCCCGGGCAGTACGGCCCCTGCCGGATCAACGCCACCGACTGGCAGGATGTCAACCGCACCGTCTCCGTCGAGATCCGGGCCGTGGAGATCCGCCTGCAGTCCAGCCCCGAACTGGTGCTCAAGCCCCGCGAGGAGGGACGCATCCAGGTGGAACTGGCCTTTCGGGGCGGGGAGCTGGACCGAAAACTGCTGTGGGCCTACGGAAAGCGCCAGTCCGAAGACGACGCGGCCGGGGCGGCCCCGCCCATGCCCCACGAGGGCCGGGTGGACGCCACGGGCTGGGTCCGCGCTCCTTCCGAGGAGGGTGTCTATCCGGTGGAGATCGTTCTCGCGACCGACCCCCGCATCCGCACCGTCACGCTCCTCCGGGTGTTTCGGCCCCGGCCGGGGCGGGTGAACCCGCAAGGAGATCCCGTCTCGGTGCGGGTGCAGCCGGACAAATCCGAATGCAGGGCCGGAGAGCATCAGTCCTTCAGTGCCACGGTCATCGGGGCGGACCTGGAGCTGGTGGCCTGGAGCATCGCCGCAGGGCCGAAGGATGGCGAGCTCGATCCGCAGGGTGTCTTCCGGACACCACAACCGGGCAAATACAGGATCCGGGCCACCAGCATCGCCTATCCCGAGTGCTGGGCCGAGGCCGAGGTGACAGTCGAGTCCTCGGTGAAGTCGGTGAAAGAGGAAGAAGCGACCAAGGCCAACCGCCTGGGCATCACCATTGTTCCCGGGCCCCGGCAGACCTACGTGATCCTGGGCGGCTGGGACGGCGAGCAGATATCCGGCGAGGTGCTCCTGCACGATTCCATGGCCGGCACTTTCCAGCCCTGCGGGGCCCTGCAGGTCCCCCGGGCCCGGTCCCTGGCGGTCCCACTTTCCGACGGCACCGTCCTGGTGGTGGGCGGAATCGGGGGGAAGGGCAGCACACCGTTGCGCGACGCGGAGCGCCTGGATCCGGAGCGCAAGGTGTCCTGGCGCGTGGGCGCCCCGAAGTGGTTCCACATCGGAGGCCTCCTGCAGCCGCTGCCCGGGGGCAGCGCCCTGCTGCTGGGGGGGCACGAACCCCAGGGCCAGCCCTGTGGCGCCGAGGTGTTCGACCCGGCCACCGCCGCCTTCCGGACCGTGGACGAACGGCCCTGGCCCGTCCACGCGGCCTCGGTCCGGCTCAAGGATGGCCGAGTGCTGATCCTTGGCGGTGAACTGAACCAGAAGCCCGTCGCGGTGCTGTGGAGCTTCGATCCGGGCAAGGGCACCTTCACGCCCTTCGGCAAGCTCGCGCAGGCCCGTTCCCGCTTCACGGCGACCCTGCTGTGGGACGAGAAGGAACTGGTGGCGATCGGCGGCAGGGGCGCCCAGGGCGCGCTGGCCACGGCCGAGCGCATCGACCTCGCCAAGGGACTTTCGAGTCCCGCGGGGAGGATGCCCGCCCCGCGGGAGCGTCATGCGGCGATCCTCATTCCCACCGGTCAGATCCTCGTCTTCGGCGGGGGCGACGGCCCGCGGGCCTCGAAGACGATGGAGGATTGGAATCCCGATTCCGGCACCTTCCAGGTCCGGAGCCAGATGGGCATCGGGGTCTGGTTGCCCGTGTTGTTCCTCAACCTCGATGGCGGCGTGTTCGTCCAGGGGCTGCCCGAGGACAACCTGGCCAAGAACCCGCTGCCCGGCATCTGGCGCCTCTGGGACTGA
- a CDS encoding MFS transporter, whose amino-acid sequence MADAETSRRSGFLTAPFVILCAFYFLVFAAGYQLFPVVPLHLRDLGASLAESGRFQTAFMLGSGFGSLFTGPLGDRLGQRRVLRVASLALVAILVVYGFLKVRWVFYLLAPLHGVLWSALRTASIAKVGGILPLEHRAQGLSFFGLTGPGGVAVGPLVGLWLMPHLGFAWMLILLAGVFAVLHGLIGALPREAPREIQATALFQWPDRAVWGTVAVMMLVGLGFGPMPPYSAQEAKALGMAWPSTFLTCFALGMMAIRGLLGLTGMGRRPVALLPYMIALAASGYGLLAFLPGGMARHLLSGLIYGAGYGMVHTLLIMNIFATTPPQRTGAAVGALFFAFDAATALGALGLGWVMEHLNFRWGWAIGATLMALSIPVARRIVRKSAAMTTEPVPSGILEG is encoded by the coding sequence ATGGCGGACGCGGAGACATCGAGGCGCAGCGGGTTCCTGACGGCGCCTTTCGTCATCCTGTGCGCGTTCTACTTCCTCGTGTTCGCGGCCGGGTACCAGCTCTTCCCGGTGGTGCCCCTGCACCTGCGCGACCTGGGCGCGAGTCTCGCCGAGAGCGGGCGGTTCCAGACGGCTTTCATGCTGGGCTCGGGCTTCGGCTCGCTGTTCACGGGGCCCCTGGGCGACCGGCTCGGGCAGCGACGGGTGCTGCGCGTGGCCTCGCTGGCCCTGGTGGCCATCCTGGTGGTGTACGGCTTCCTCAAGGTGCGCTGGGTGTTCTACCTGCTCGCGCCCCTCCACGGCGTGCTCTGGTCGGCGCTGCGAACCGCCTCCATCGCCAAGGTGGGCGGCATCCTGCCCCTCGAACACCGGGCCCAGGGGCTGTCGTTCTTCGGCCTGACCGGGCCCGGCGGGGTGGCCGTGGGTCCCCTGGTGGGCCTGTGGCTGATGCCGCACCTGGGCTTCGCCTGGATGCTGATCCTGCTGGCGGGCGTGTTCGCGGTGCTGCACGGGCTCATCGGCGCCCTGCCCCGGGAGGCCCCGCGCGAGATCCAGGCCACGGCGCTGTTCCAGTGGCCCGACCGGGCCGTGTGGGGGACGGTGGCCGTGATGATGCTGGTGGGCCTGGGCTTCGGCCCCATGCCCCCGTACAGCGCCCAGGAGGCGAAGGCGCTGGGAATGGCCTGGCCCTCGACCTTTCTCACCTGCTTCGCCCTGGGCATGATGGCCATCCGGGGCCTGCTGGGGCTGACGGGCATGGGGCGGCGCCCCGTGGCCCTGCTGCCGTACATGATCGCCCTGGCCGCCTCCGGCTATGGCCTGCTGGCCTTCCTGCCGGGCGGCATGGCCCGGCACCTGCTCTCCGGACTCATCTACGGCGCGGGCTACGGCATGGTCCACACCCTGCTGATCATGAACATCTTCGCCACCACGCCACCCCAGCGCACCGGAGCCGCGGTGGGCGCCCTCTTCTTCGCCTTCGACGCGGCCACGGCTCTCGGCGCCCTGGGCCTGGGCTGGGTCATGGAGCATCTCAATTTCCGGTGGGGCTGGGCCATCGGGGCGACCCTGATGGCCCTCTCCATCCCCGTGGCCCGCCGCATCGTCCGGAAGAGCGCCGCCATGACAACCGAGCCGGTCCCCTCTGGCATCCTGGAGGGATGA
- a CDS encoding aminotransferase class I/II-fold pyridoxal phosphate-dependent enzyme, whose translation MTIRLSDLGKAVLDTEYAVRGPIVARAAELEKLGREIIYCNIGNPQSLGQKALTWNRQILALCEYPELMERAPGAFPPDAVETAKAILAGTKYGLGAYSESRGVRFIREAVAEFILERDHIGVDPDAIFLTDGASKGVQTILRLLIGGPGDGIMVPIPQYPLYSATITLYEGRMVPYFLDEANGWKLSRPMLEASLAQAKAEGTAVKAICVINPGNPTGAVLDEANIAMIIEFAQAHGLSILADEVYQENIYLAGDEFTSFAKVLHQLEAKDVSLFSFHSCSKGFLGECGVRGGYFEYRNVPDEVAAQILKLQSVSLCANLAGQAATYAMVRPPKPGMPSHAQYAAERGAILDTLKQRAILLAEGLNRVEGISCNVIAGAMYAFPSIVLPPGRTDFDYALALLEQTGICVVPGSGFGQATGTAHFRTTILPPTEKIQKVVQALGEFHRNYR comes from the coding sequence ATGACCATCCGATTATCCGACCTGGGGAAGGCCGTCCTCGACACCGAGTACGCGGTGCGGGGGCCCATCGTGGCCCGGGCGGCCGAGCTTGAGAAGCTGGGGCGCGAGATCATCTACTGCAACATCGGCAACCCGCAGTCGCTGGGGCAGAAGGCGCTGACCTGGAATCGCCAGATCCTGGCCCTCTGCGAGTATCCGGAGCTCATGGAGCGGGCCCCGGGGGCCTTCCCGCCCGACGCGGTCGAGACCGCGAAGGCCATCCTCGCGGGAACTAAATACGGGCTCGGCGCCTACAGCGAGAGCCGCGGGGTGCGCTTCATCCGCGAGGCCGTGGCCGAGTTCATTCTCGAGCGCGACCACATCGGCGTGGATCCGGATGCCATCTTCCTGACCGACGGCGCCAGCAAGGGCGTGCAGACCATCCTGCGCCTGCTCATCGGCGGCCCCGGGGACGGCATCATGGTGCCCATCCCCCAGTACCCGCTCTATTCGGCCACCATCACGCTCTACGAAGGGCGCATGGTCCCCTACTTCCTGGATGAGGCCAACGGCTGGAAGCTGAGCCGCCCCATGCTGGAGGCCTCGCTCGCGCAGGCGAAGGCCGAGGGCACGGCGGTGAAGGCCATCTGCGTCATCAACCCCGGCAACCCCACTGGGGCGGTGCTCGACGAGGCCAACATTGCGATGATCATCGAGTTCGCGCAGGCCCACGGGCTCTCGATCCTGGCCGACGAGGTCTACCAGGAGAACATCTACCTGGCCGGCGACGAATTCACCTCCTTCGCGAAGGTGCTGCACCAGCTGGAGGCGAAGGACGTCTCCCTCTTCAGCTTCCACTCCTGCTCCAAGGGCTTCCTGGGCGAGTGCGGCGTGCGGGGCGGCTACTTCGAGTACCGGAACGTGCCCGACGAGGTGGCGGCGCAGATCCTGAAGCTCCAGAGCGTGAGCCTCTGCGCCAACCTGGCGGGCCAGGCCGCGACCTACGCCATGGTGCGGCCGCCGAAACCCGGCATGCCCTCCCATGCCCAGTATGCTGCGGAGCGGGGCGCCATCCTCGACACGCTCAAGCAGCGGGCCATCCTGCTGGCCGAGGGCCTGAACCGCGTGGAGGGCATCTCCTGCAACGTCATCGCGGGGGCCATGTACGCCTTCCCCAGCATCGTGCTGCCTCCCGGCCGGACCGACTTCGACTATGCCCTGGCCCTGCTGGAGCAGACGGGGATCTGTGTGGTGCCGGGCTCGGGCTTCGGCCAGGCCACAGGCACCGCCCACTTCCGCACCACCATCCTGCCGCCGACGGAGAAGATCCAGAAGGTGGTGCAGGCCCTTGGCGAATTCCACCGGAACTACCGTTGA
- a CDS encoding acyl-CoA carboxylase subunit beta has product MQLDQFRSESERIKKGGAAKAHEKNAEAGKLFARERIRLLVDEGSFVEDGLFANALHKDLPADGVITGTATVDGRPVALMANDSTIKAGSWGARTVEKIIRIQEVAMRLKVPMLYLVDSAGARITDQLDMFPGRRHAGTIFHMEVALSGLVPQVCLLFGPSAAGGAYIPAFCDVVIMVEGNASMYLGSPRMAEMVIGEKISLEDLGGARMHCSVSGCGDFLCKTEQEAIALCRQYLGFFPQHCEDALPTAEPKPVSAKAKDLTTLVPTDIMAPFQMKDFIEGLVDEGSFLEVKKLFAGEIITGLARLDGKPVGILANQPRVKGGVLFVDSADKATRFMTLCDAFGIPLVFLSDVPGFMIGSAVEKQGIIRHGAKMISAMASCSTPRICVVVRKAYGAGLYAMSGPGFDPDATLALPTASIAVMGAEAAVNAVFANKIAEKPEEERAAYVQQLRDEYNEDINLKKLGADLHVDAIVDPADLRGELVTRLARARRREVWPAKRRPVTPV; this is encoded by the coding sequence ATGCAACTCGACCAGTTCCGATCCGAATCCGAACGCATCAAGAAGGGCGGCGCCGCCAAGGCCCATGAGAAGAACGCCGAGGCCGGCAAGCTCTTCGCCCGCGAGCGCATCCGCCTGCTGGTGGACGAAGGCAGTTTCGTGGAGGACGGCCTTTTCGCCAACGCCCTGCACAAGGACCTGCCCGCCGACGGCGTCATCACGGGCACGGCCACGGTGGATGGGCGTCCGGTGGCGCTCATGGCCAATGACAGCACCATCAAGGCCGGCAGCTGGGGCGCCCGCACGGTGGAAAAGATCATTCGCATCCAGGAAGTGGCCATGCGCCTGAAGGTCCCCATGCTCTACCTGGTGGACAGCGCCGGGGCGCGCATCACTGACCAGCTCGACATGTTCCCGGGTCGACGCCACGCCGGCACGATCTTCCACATGGAGGTGGCGCTGTCGGGCCTGGTGCCCCAGGTCTGCCTGCTCTTCGGGCCCTCGGCCGCGGGCGGCGCCTACATCCCCGCCTTCTGCGATGTCGTGATCATGGTGGAGGGCAACGCGAGCATGTACCTGGGCTCGCCCCGCATGGCGGAGATGGTCATCGGGGAGAAGATCTCGCTGGAAGACCTCGGCGGCGCCCGCATGCACTGCTCCGTGAGCGGCTGCGGCGACTTCCTCTGCAAGACCGAGCAGGAGGCCATCGCCCTGTGCCGGCAGTACCTGGGATTCTTCCCCCAGCACTGCGAGGACGCGCTACCGACCGCCGAACCCAAGCCCGTATCCGCCAAGGCGAAGGACCTGACCACACTGGTGCCGACGGACATCATGGCCCCCTTCCAGATGAAGGACTTCATCGAAGGCCTGGTGGATGAGGGCAGCTTCCTCGAGGTGAAGAAGCTCTTTGCGGGGGAAATCATCACGGGTCTGGCGCGGCTGGACGGCAAGCCCGTGGGCATCCTGGCCAACCAGCCCCGCGTGAAGGGCGGCGTGCTCTTCGTGGACAGCGCGGACAAGGCCACGCGGTTCATGACCCTCTGCGACGCTTTTGGCATTCCCCTCGTGTTCCTCAGCGACGTGCCGGGCTTCATGATCGGCAGCGCCGTGGAGAAGCAGGGCATCATCCGCCACGGGGCCAAGATGATCAGCGCCATGGCCAGCTGCAGCACGCCGCGCATCTGCGTGGTGGTGCGCAAGGCCTACGGTGCGGGCCTCTATGCCATGAGCGGCCCGGGTTTCGACCCCGACGCCACCCTTGCCCTGCCCACGGCCAGCATCGCAGTCATGGGCGCCGAGGCTGCGGTGAACGCCGTCTTCGCCAACAAGATCGCCGAGAAGCCCGAGGAGGAGCGCGCGGCCTACGTCCAGCAGCTGCGCGACGAGTACAACGAGGACATCAACCTGAAGAAGCTGGGGGCGGATCTGCACGTGGATGCCATCGTGGATCCCGCGGACCTGCGCGGCGAACTCGTCACCCGGCTGGCCCGCGCCCGCCGCCGGGAGGTCTGGCCCGCCAAGCGCCGCCCGGTTACGCCGGTCTGA
- a CDS encoding MFS transporter: protein MTDLSVPRTRLITRSFALVWALTFVTFFAAFQLFPTVPLRLRELGASLAESGRFMSLFTAGSAIGALFTGPLGDRVGHRRLVVICALLYACFLGAYALLTSRWGFYLLAFPHGIVWSGLLTATMASLAHVLPEDRRADGLSLYGLASPGGVIVGPLLGLWIFQHGGFAPIGWYLAALFILLGLLGTTLPADHPHGRAEGFKWPNAAVLTPCLILFCVALGYGALGSYTAQEGLALGMALPSAFLSFMAVGMVLMRIAMLRRGFGKRPIRKLPGMLVGAFTGLALLALLPGGMARHIAAALLYGAGYSMLHTLLNAKLLESVDPQRRGSAFGALLFAFDAGIGLGSFSLGWVIGHHGYRLGWGLGALAMLAALPLALRMSRN, encoded by the coding sequence ATGACGGATCTTTCGGTACCCAGAACGCGGCTCATCACCCGCAGCTTTGCCCTGGTCTGGGCGCTCACCTTCGTCACCTTTTTTGCCGCCTTCCAGCTCTTCCCCACAGTGCCGCTGCGCCTGCGGGAGCTGGGCGCGAGCCTAGCCGAGAGCGGCCGCTTCATGAGCCTCTTCACCGCAGGCAGTGCCATCGGAGCACTCTTCACGGGCCCCCTGGGTGACCGGGTGGGCCACCGGCGGCTGGTGGTCATCTGCGCCCTGCTCTACGCCTGCTTCCTGGGCGCCTACGCCCTGCTGACCTCGCGATGGGGCTTCTACCTGCTGGCCTTTCCGCATGGCATCGTCTGGTCGGGCCTGCTTACGGCCACCATGGCCTCGCTGGCCCACGTGCTGCCGGAGGACCGCCGGGCCGATGGCCTCAGCCTCTACGGTCTGGCCAGCCCGGGCGGCGTCATCGTGGGGCCGCTGCTGGGCCTGTGGATCTTCCAGCACGGGGGGTTCGCGCCCATCGGCTGGTACCTGGCCGCCCTCTTCATCCTGCTGGGCCTTCTGGGCACCACCCTGCCCGCGGACCACCCCCACGGCCGGGCGGAGGGCTTCAAGTGGCCGAACGCCGCCGTCCTCACGCCCTGCCTGATCCTGTTCTGCGTGGCCCTGGGCTACGGCGCCCTCGGCAGCTACACGGCCCAGGAGGGTCTGGCCCTGGGAATGGCCCTGCCCTCGGCCTTCCTCTCCTTCATGGCCGTGGGCATGGTGCTCATGCGGATCGCCATGTTGCGGCGGGGTTTCGGGAAGCGCCCCATCCGCAAGCTGCCCGGCATGCTGGTGGGCGCCTTCACCGGCCTGGCCCTGCTGGCGCTGCTACCCGGCGGCATGGCGCGGCACATCGCCGCGGCCCTGCTGTACGGCGCCGGGTACAGCATGCTGCACACCCTCCTCAATGCGAAGCTCCTGGAATCGGTCGATCCCCAGCGGCGCGGCTCGGCCTTCGGCGCCCTGCTCTTCGCCTTCGACGCGGGCATCGGCCTCGGCAGCTTCAGCCTCGGCTGGGTCATCGGCCACCACGGCTACCGACTGGGCTGGGGCCTGGGCGCGCTGGCCATGCTCGCGGCGCTGCCGCTGGCGCTGAGGATGAGCCGGAACTGA
- a CDS encoding Ig-like domain-containing protein: protein MRALKPLLVASAALLVGCGFNDISVSIAPREATVNANAQFQFTAGVGSAGNKTVSWSASDGTVTDKGLFTAPEVGGVCYVTATSSADPSKSAVATVMVVAPVAVTPSQVTIVPGGTQTFTAVITATGDTNVTWSVLDGAAGGTITATGDYTAPAVAGTYRVVATSVADPTVFGIAIVKVDPAI, encoded by the coding sequence ATGCGTGCCCTGAAGCCCCTCCTCGTAGCCTCTGCGGCCCTCCTGGTCGGCTGCGGGTTCAACGACATCAGCGTGTCCATCGCCCCGCGGGAGGCCACGGTGAATGCCAATGCCCAGTTCCAGTTCACGGCCGGTGTGGGCAGCGCGGGGAACAAGACCGTGTCGTGGTCGGCCTCGGATGGAACGGTGACGGACAAGGGCCTCTTCACGGCTCCTGAGGTCGGGGGCGTCTGCTACGTGACGGCGACCAGCTCCGCCGACCCCAGCAAGAGCGCCGTGGCCACGGTCATGGTGGTGGCCCCCGTGGCGGTCACCCCCAGCCAGGTCACCATCGTCCCCGGAGGCACTCAGACCTTCACCGCCGTCATCACGGCCACCGGGGACACGAACGTGACCTGGTCCGTGCTGGATGGCGCGGCCGGAGGCACCATCACCGCCACGGGCGACTACACGGCCCCGGCCGTAGCGGGCACCTATCGCGTGGTGGCCACCAGCGTGGCGGATCCCACGGTGTTCGGCATCGCCATCGTGAAGGTGGATCCGGCCATCTGA
- a CDS encoding M28 family peptidase: MESHVRFLAVECRPRDWSSPAGLAKAGAYIEGAFQQSGGRAWKQTFEARGRTYTNYGVTFGPESGPRLVVGAHYDACGDLPAADDNASGVAGILELARRLGSNPPACRVDLVAYTLEEPPFFRTQDMGSAHHARSLATEKAEVRAMISLEMIGRFEDGPDTQHIPFPLSFLYPDRGNFIAIVGRFSDISLTRRIKSAMQAATLLPVRSLSGPRWIPGVDFSDHHPYWDRGYHAVMITDTAFNRNRDYHTEGDTPEKLDYRRMAQVVQGAEWAIRELAR, from the coding sequence TTGGAGTCCCATGTCCGATTCCTGGCCGTGGAGTGCCGTCCGAGAGATTGGAGCAGTCCGGCTGGGCTGGCGAAGGCTGGGGCATACATCGAGGGGGCCTTCCAACAATCGGGCGGCAGGGCCTGGAAGCAGACCTTCGAGGCTCGGGGTCGCACCTACACGAACTATGGCGTCACTTTCGGTCCCGAATCCGGGCCGCGCCTCGTGGTCGGGGCCCACTACGATGCCTGCGGTGACCTCCCGGCGGCCGATGACAACGCCAGCGGCGTCGCCGGGATCCTGGAATTGGCGCGTCGCCTTGGATCGAACCCGCCAGCCTGCCGCGTGGACCTGGTGGCCTACACGCTGGAAGAACCCCCCTTCTTCCGCACCCAGGACATGGGGAGCGCCCATCACGCCAGGAGCCTGGCCACCGAGAAGGCCGAGGTCCGGGCCATGATCTCCCTGGAGATGATCGGCCGCTTCGAGGACGGGCCGGATACGCAGCACATCCCCTTCCCGCTGAGCTTCCTGTACCCCGACCGAGGCAACTTCATTGCGATCGTCGGGCGGTTCTCCGATATCAGCCTGACTCGCAGGATAAAGTCCGCGATGCAGGCCGCCACGCTGCTCCCGGTCCGCTCCCTCAGCGGTCCCCGCTGGATCCCTGGGGTCGATTTCTCCGACCACCACCCGTACTGGGATCGCGGCTACCACGCCGTCATGATCACGGACACCGCCTTCAACCGGAATCGGGACTACCACACCGAAGGCGATACGCCTGAGAAGCTCGACTACCGGAGGATGGCGCAGGTGGTCCAGGGTGCGGAGTGGGCCATTCGGGAACTTGCCAGGTAG